The Ammoniphilus sp. CFH 90114 genome contains a region encoding:
- a CDS encoding TIGR02206 family membrane protein → MFSMSHWTVLFGFFALILLLYRYRDEINKSSKAYSLIRYGLAVILILTELTLNIWYYANAIWDPGSTLPFQLCSITLFLCIFMLFTKSYKLYEIAYFTGLGGAGQAMLTPELFYPFPHYRFLHFFIAHMAIILACLFMTWVEGYRPTWKSIWKTFGLLNVYMVVVFGINKWTGGNYLFLAYKPANPSLLDFLGPYPWYIVSLEFVALALFFLLYAPFLFRRKSV, encoded by the coding sequence ATGTTTTCCATGTCCCATTGGACCGTTCTGTTCGGTTTTTTTGCACTTATATTGCTTTTATACAGATATCGAGATGAGATTAACAAGTCTTCGAAGGCATATTCATTGATTCGCTATGGGTTAGCCGTCATTTTAATTCTTACGGAGCTAACACTGAACATTTGGTATTACGCTAATGCCATCTGGGATCCCGGTTCCACACTGCCTTTTCAGTTATGCAGTATCACGTTATTCCTTTGCATTTTTATGCTATTTACTAAGAGTTACAAGCTCTATGAGATCGCTTATTTCACAGGCCTAGGTGGGGCAGGTCAGGCGATGTTAACACCTGAATTGTTTTATCCGTTTCCTCATTATCGTTTTTTGCATTTTTTTATTGCGCATATGGCCATCATCTTAGCTTGTCTGTTCATGACCTGGGTAGAAGGCTACCGACCAACATGGAAGTCTATTTGGAAAACCTTCGGATTGCTCAATGTTTATATGGTGGTGGTCTTTGGAATCAACAAATGGACAGGGGGGAATTACTTATTCTTAGCTTATAAACCAGCGAATCCCAGCCTGCTCGATTTTCTTGGTCCGTACCCATGGTATATTGTTTCGCTTGAATTTGTCGCTTTAGCTCTCTTTTTCCTTTTATATGCCCCATTTTTGTTCAGGAGAAAATCCGTATGA